A genomic segment from Acidimicrobiales bacterium encodes:
- a CDS encoding N-acetylmuramoyl-L-alanine amidase codes for MMRLAVAVLFLASVVAAGVVDARQEDGADRIATAGTSTSAVTAATTTTTAPPTTSVPEATTTTAVPTTTLPPVTPATTAAAPVPVPAGDVKVLVTPKGVVVPVTGREASGYRVTTPCGRSAVVAEGTPVTDATVVLDAGHGGVEPGAVSPSGLPEKGINLAVVNSARAALEKAGVHTVRTRTADYRVTIATRTAIAKALNPKAFVSVHHNAEPDGPRAGPGSETYYQIATPESKRLAGLIYEEVVKALTAYQVPWVADTDAGAKYRTNVDGDDYYGILRNAHGVTSALAELAFVSNPPEADLLSRPDVQQAEGEAVARAILRFLTTRDPGSGFTEPYPRTSPAGGGGGSSNCVDPPL; via the coding sequence ATGATGCGCCTGGCTGTGGCCGTGCTGTTCCTCGCGTCGGTCGTCGCCGCCGGAGTGGTCGACGCCCGCCAGGAAGACGGCGCTGATCGCATCGCCACCGCGGGGACGTCGACGAGCGCCGTGACGGCGGCCACCACCACGACCACGGCGCCGCCGACCACCAGCGTCCCGGAGGCGACCACGACGACGGCGGTGCCCACGACCACGCTTCCTCCGGTCACCCCCGCCACCACGGCCGCGGCCCCCGTGCCCGTACCGGCCGGCGACGTCAAGGTCCTCGTCACGCCGAAGGGCGTCGTCGTACCCGTGACCGGCCGGGAAGCGAGCGGGTACCGGGTCACCACACCGTGCGGCAGGAGCGCCGTCGTGGCCGAGGGCACCCCGGTCACGGACGCCACGGTGGTGCTCGACGCCGGCCACGGGGGAGTGGAGCCCGGCGCCGTCAGCCCGTCGGGCCTGCCGGAGAAGGGCATCAACCTGGCCGTCGTGAACTCGGCCCGCGCCGCGCTGGAGAAGGCCGGCGTGCACACCGTGCGCACCCGGACGGCCGACTACCGCGTCACCATCGCCACCCGCACCGCCATCGCCAAGGCGCTCAACCCCAAGGCGTTCGTCTCGGTGCACCACAACGCCGAGCCCGATGGGCCGCGGGCGGGCCCTGGCAGCGAGACCTACTACCAGATCGCCACCCCCGAATCGAAGCGCCTGGCCGGACTGATCTACGAAGAGGTCGTCAAGGCGCTGACCGCCTACCAGGTGCCCTGGGTGGCCGACACCGACGCCGGCGCCAAGTACCGCACGAACGTGGACGGCGACGACTACTACGGCATCCTGCGCAACGCCCACGGGGTGACGTCGGCGCTGGCCGAGCTGGCGTTCGTGTCCAACCCTCCGGAGGCCGACCTCCTGAGCCGGCCCGACGTGCAGCAGGCCGAAGGGGAGGCCGTGGCCCGAGCCATCCTGCGCTTCCTCACCACCCGCGACCCCGGGTCGGGGTTCACCGAGCCCTACCCCCGGACCAGCCCGGCCGGCGGTGGCGGCGGGTCGTCGAACTGCGTCGACCCGCCGCTGTAG
- the sucD gene encoding succinate--CoA ligase subunit alpha, whose product MAIFVDETTRVVVQGLTGSQGRFYGLRNREYGTRIVAGTNPKKAGTDVEGIPVFATVAEAASATGATASCVFIPAPGVFGAVLEAAEGGMELVVVITEGVPAQDEARLFNLLRRDFPGTRLLGPNCPGIITPGRCNIGITAGEIALGGGPVGIVSRSGTLTYQALYELQQAGIGVTTCVGIGGDPVPGTSFIDCLSAFEADAETKAVMLIGEIGGSAEEEAADFVKDHMSKPVVGYVAGLTAPPGRRMGHAGAIVSGSRGTARAKIDALRAAGAQVAANPTEAGFLMAAVVGGL is encoded by the coding sequence GTGGCCATCTTCGTGGACGAGACCACCAGGGTCGTGGTGCAGGGGCTCACCGGCAGCCAGGGCCGCTTCTACGGCCTGCGCAACCGCGAGTACGGCACCCGGATCGTGGCCGGCACCAACCCCAAGAAGGCGGGCACCGACGTCGAGGGCATTCCGGTCTTCGCCACCGTGGCCGAGGCGGCCTCCGCCACCGGGGCCACCGCCTCGTGCGTGTTCATCCCGGCGCCCGGCGTCTTCGGCGCAGTGCTGGAGGCGGCCGAGGGCGGCATGGAGCTGGTCGTGGTGATCACCGAGGGGGTGCCTGCGCAGGACGAGGCCCGGCTGTTCAACCTGCTGCGCCGCGACTTCCCCGGTACCCGGCTGCTCGGGCCGAATTGCCCGGGCATCATCACCCCGGGCCGGTGCAACATCGGGATCACGGCGGGCGAGATCGCGCTCGGCGGTGGACCCGTCGGGATCGTCAGTCGCTCCGGCACCTTGACCTACCAGGCCCTCTACGAGCTGCAGCAGGCCGGGATCGGCGTCACCACCTGCGTGGGCATCGGCGGCGACCCCGTGCCCGGCACGAGCTTCATCGATTGCCTGTCCGCTTTCGAGGCCGACGCCGAGACCAAGGCGGTCATGCTCATCGGCGAGATCGGCGGCTCGGCCGAGGAAGAAGCGGCCGACTTCGTCAAGGACCACATGTCCAAGCCGGTCGTGGGCTACGTCGCCGGGCTCACCGCCCCGCCCGGCCGGCGGATGGGCCACGCCGGGGCGATCGTGTCGGGGTCCCGGGGCACGGCGAGGGCCAAGATCGACGCGCTGCGGGCGGCCGGCGCCCAGGTGGCGGCCAACCCCACGGAGGCCGGTTTCCTGATGGCGGCGGTGGTCGGCGGCCTCTGA
- a CDS encoding helix-turn-helix transcriptional regulator, with protein MQDDTATRRFEDELASPRKILRACLLLLLEERPGHGYDLLTRLEPLGFERSNPGRVYRALRWLESAGFVRPSWETTGVGPARRVYELSPTGRHALEISAATLRRQAKSLDDRLARYILSRLRVLSNNKQVFEFTVEAQLSVQAIDEMSARRKLERAFGQPHVLDTDVRTTGGVSIRAAGGDG; from the coding sequence ATGCAAGACGACACAGCGACCCGGAGGTTCGAGGACGAGCTCGCCTCGCCCCGGAAGATCCTGCGGGCGTGCCTGCTGCTGCTGCTCGAGGAACGGCCGGGCCACGGCTACGACCTGCTGACGCGCCTCGAGCCGCTCGGGTTCGAACGGAGCAACCCCGGCCGGGTCTACCGGGCCCTGCGCTGGCTGGAGAGCGCCGGGTTCGTGCGACCGAGCTGGGAGACCACCGGCGTGGGCCCCGCCCGCCGCGTCTACGAGCTGTCGCCGACGGGCCGCCATGCGCTCGAGATCTCCGCCGCCACGCTGCGCCGCCAGGCGAAGTCGCTCGACGACAGGCTGGCCCGCTACATCCTCAGCCGCCTCCGTGTGCTCTCGAACAACAAGCAGGTCTTCGAGTTCACCGTGGAGGCGCAGCTGTCCGTCCAGGCCATCGACGAGATGTCGGCGCGCCGCAAGCTCGAGCGGGCGTTCGGCCAGCCGCACGTGCTCGACACCGACGTGCGCACCACGGGCGGGGTCTCCATCCGCGCCGCCGGGGGCGACGGGTAG
- the purN gene encoding phosphoribosylglycinamide formyltransferase — MTIGVLASGTGTILTALLEAGLPIAAVLADRPCRALDLAAEAGIHAELVARPSFGRGFDRLDYTHRVVDALQAAGVDLVVMAGFGTVLDKPLVDAYPGRVLNTHPALLPSFPGWHAVEEALAAGVKVTGCTVHIATVDVDAGPILAQEAVPVLPGDTVDTLHERIKAVERRLYPQTVKEFLRP, encoded by the coding sequence GTGACCATCGGGGTGCTGGCATCGGGGACCGGGACGATCCTCACCGCCCTGCTGGAGGCCGGGCTGCCCATCGCCGCCGTGCTGGCCGACCGGCCGTGCAGGGCCCTCGACCTCGCCGCGGAGGCCGGGATCCACGCCGAGCTGGTCGCCCGCCCGTCCTTCGGCCGCGGTTTCGACCGCCTCGACTACACCCATCGCGTGGTCGACGCCCTCCAGGCCGCCGGTGTCGACCTGGTGGTGATGGCCGGGTTCGGCACCGTGCTCGACAAGCCGCTGGTCGACGCCTACCCCGGCAGGGTGCTCAACACCCACCCCGCCCTCCTGCCGTCGTTCCCCGGGTGGCACGCGGTCGAGGAGGCCCTGGCCGCCGGCGTCAAGGTCACGGGCTGCACGGTGCACATCGCCACCGTCGACGTCGACGCCGGTCCCATCCTCGCCCAGGAGGCGGTCCCCGTCCTCCCCGGCGACACCGTGGACACGCTCCACGAGCGCATCAAGGCCGTGGAACGCCGGCTCTATCCCCAGACCGTGAAGGAGTTCCTCCGGCCGTGA
- the purH gene encoding bifunctional phosphoribosylaminoimidazolecarboxamide formyltransferase/IMP cyclohydrolase has protein sequence MRALVSVYDKTGLAVFARGLVDLGVELVSSGGTSAALADAGIPHTAVEEVTGSPEMLGGRVKTLHPRIHGGILADRSKPEHAADLEAQGIEAIDLVVCNLYPFRSQPSVEMIDVGGPTMVRAAAKNWASVGVVVDPGDYGEVLDELRCNGVLAEATRRRLARAAFAHTAAYDAAIVAWFDEEGDDELLPVTLHLALERSDEKLRYGENPHQRAARYREVGRSSWWDEVEQLAGLALSYLNIYDTEAAWRLVHDLGAGPACAIIKHANPCGVAVAGDVVTAYRRALAADEKSAFGGVVAVNGPVTEEVADAIVGAPQADVVVAAGFEPAAVEKLVGRRKATRLLRAVPPDPQRRSFREIGGGFLVQDPHHFETARADWRVVTRAVPTDEEWRDAELAWRIGGHVKSNSIVLVKGGAAVGIGAGQQSRVDAAELAARKAAGRAEGGACASDAFYPFRDGVDAAVAAGVAVVIQPGGSLRDDEVIAAADEHGVAMVLTGERHFLH, from the coding sequence GTGAGAGCGCTCGTCTCCGTCTACGACAAGACCGGCCTGGCCGTGTTCGCCCGCGGACTGGTCGACCTCGGCGTGGAGCTGGTGTCGAGCGGCGGCACCTCGGCCGCCCTGGCCGACGCCGGCATCCCGCACACGGCCGTCGAGGAGGTGACGGGCTCTCCGGAGATGCTCGGGGGGCGGGTGAAGACGCTGCACCCGCGCATCCACGGCGGCATCCTGGCCGACCGGTCGAAGCCGGAGCACGCGGCCGACCTCGAGGCCCAGGGCATCGAGGCCATCGACCTCGTCGTGTGCAACCTCTACCCGTTCCGCAGCCAACCCTCGGTCGAGATGATCGACGTCGGTGGGCCCACCATGGTGCGGGCGGCGGCCAAGAACTGGGCCTCCGTCGGCGTGGTCGTCGACCCGGGCGACTACGGTGAGGTGCTCGACGAGCTGCGGTGCAACGGCGTGCTCGCCGAGGCCACCCGCCGCCGCCTGGCCCGCGCCGCCTTCGCACACACCGCCGCGTACGACGCGGCCATCGTGGCCTGGTTCGACGAGGAGGGCGACGACGAGCTGTTGCCGGTCACCCTCCACCTGGCTCTCGAGCGCAGCGACGAGAAGCTCCGGTACGGCGAGAACCCGCACCAGCGGGCGGCGCGCTACCGGGAGGTCGGCCGCAGCTCGTGGTGGGACGAGGTCGAGCAGCTGGCCGGCCTGGCCCTCTCGTACCTCAACATCTACGACACGGAGGCGGCGTGGCGGCTGGTGCACGACCTCGGCGCCGGCCCGGCGTGCGCCATCATCAAGCACGCCAACCCGTGTGGCGTGGCCGTGGCGGGCGACGTCGTCACCGCCTACCGCCGGGCTCTCGCGGCCGACGAGAAGTCGGCGTTCGGCGGCGTGGTGGCCGTCAACGGGCCGGTCACCGAGGAGGTGGCCGACGCCATCGTCGGGGCTCCGCAGGCGGACGTCGTGGTGGCCGCCGGATTCGAGCCGGCGGCGGTGGAGAAGCTGGTGGGTCGCCGCAAGGCCACCCGCCTGCTCAGGGCCGTCCCGCCGGACCCGCAGCGCCGCAGCTTCCGGGAGATCGGCGGCGGGTTCCTCGTCCAGGACCCGCACCACTTCGAGACGGCACGCGCCGACTGGCGCGTCGTCACCAGAGCCGTGCCCACCGACGAGGAGTGGCGCGACGCCGAGCTGGCATGGCGCATCGGCGGGCACGTGAAGTCCAACTCGATCGTGCTGGTCAAGGGGGGCGCGGCCGTGGGTATCGGTGCCGGTCAGCAGAGCCGCGTCGACGCGGCCGAGTTGGCCGCCCGCAAGGCGGCGGGCCGGGCCGAGGGTGGGGCGTGCGCCAGCGACGCCTTCTACCCGTTCCGCGACGGCGTCGACGCAGCCGTGGCGGCAGGTGTGGCGGTGGTCATCCAGCCCGGCGGGAGCCTCCGGGACGACGAGGTCATCGCCGCGGCCGACGAGCACGGCGTGGCCATGGTGCTCACCGGCGAACGGCACTTCCTCCATTGA
- a CDS encoding methyltransferase domain-containing protein, translated as MQPSFTDPTAAPATAARTSQLVDRALVRLAAGDRRTILELVRDRADALAVIQASLGMSPQAVSADLAMFHSLEFEDQLERQTARYDESLLDAARLEPTDRVLAIGCGSGPAARVAAARVTAGSVHGIDISTAQVQRARERSRAEHLANVTYETGDAGSYPYAEASFDVAFSRFGAMYFSHPVPAFAHIRGALRPGGRLALVAWRDATHNEWVTAVADALAPGRALPPRPPGTPGAFGLAEEGHVRRTLDGAGFVDVALEERSEPVELGPDGASAYAMVSTQTLAGDLLSGLDAAERRQALSRLRDVLDAHQTPDGVLFGSACWLVTARRP; from the coding sequence TTGCAACCTTCGTTCACCGATCCCACCGCTGCGCCGGCCACGGCGGCGCGTACGAGCCAGCTCGTCGACCGGGCCCTGGTCCGGTTGGCGGCGGGCGACCGCAGGACGATCCTCGAGCTCGTGCGCGACCGTGCCGACGCTCTGGCGGTCATCCAGGCCAGCTTGGGCATGTCGCCCCAGGCCGTGTCGGCGGACCTGGCCATGTTCCACTCCCTCGAGTTCGAGGACCAGCTCGAGCGCCAGACCGCCCGGTACGACGAGAGCCTGCTCGATGCAGCCCGGCTCGAACCGACCGATCGCGTCCTGGCCATCGGCTGCGGGTCAGGCCCCGCGGCGCGCGTGGCGGCGGCCAGGGTCACCGCCGGCTCGGTCCACGGCATCGACATCTCGACCGCCCAGGTGCAGCGGGCGCGCGAGCGCAGCCGAGCCGAGCACCTCGCCAACGTCACCTATGAGACGGGGGACGCAGGGTCGTACCCGTATGCCGAGGCATCCTTCGACGTCGCCTTCAGCCGTTTCGGCGCCATGTACTTCAGCCATCCCGTACCCGCCTTCGCCCACATACGCGGCGCCCTCCGGCCGGGGGGCCGCCTCGCACTCGTGGCGTGGCGCGACGCCACGCACAACGAGTGGGTCACGGCCGTCGCCGATGCCCTCGCCCCCGGGCGGGCGCTCCCGCCGCGGCCGCCCGGTACTCCCGGGGCGTTCGGCCTGGCCGAGGAGGGCCACGTGCGCAGGACCCTCGACGGCGCCGGCTTCGTCGACGTCGCGCTCGAGGAGCGCAGCGAGCCGGTGGAGCTCGGTCCTGACGGCGCCTCCGCCTACGCCATGGTGAGCACCCAGACCCTGGCCGGCGACCTGCTGTCCGGGCTCGACGCGGCCGAGCGGAGGCAGGCGCTCAGCCGTCTCCGCGACGTCCTCGACGCCCATCAGACACCGGATGGCGTCCTGTTCGGCTCCGCCTGCTGGCTGGTGACGGCCCGTCGCCCCTGA
- the sucC gene encoding ADP-forming succinate--CoA ligase subunit beta — MDLLEHQGKAYFARFGIPVSTGAVATTTAAAVDAAEHAGYPAVVKAQVHVGGRGKAGGVRLVADRAEAEAAAQAILGMSIKGHVVRAVLVEPATDIADEYYASFTLDRAAKLHLGMLSVEGGVDIEQVAEDSPDAIARLHVDPVEGLSEDACRTWVDGARLPRASAEGVVQLLSALYRCFVEGDADLVEVNPLVLTGDGRVLALDAKVTLDDNAAFRHPEWDEYHGTQELDERERLARDKGLQYIGLDGSVGIIANGAGLAMSTLDVVNQAGGRPANFLDIGGGASAAVMANALEVINTDENVRSIFVNVFGGITRGEEVANGIVEAMSRVELAAPLVVRLDGTNAAEGRAILSRHESDRLRSRATMLDAARTAVELAGADDRPGGES, encoded by the coding sequence GTGGATCTCCTGGAGCATCAGGGCAAGGCCTACTTCGCCCGCTTCGGCATTCCGGTCTCCACCGGCGCCGTGGCCACGACCACGGCCGCCGCCGTGGACGCCGCCGAGCACGCCGGGTACCCGGCCGTGGTGAAGGCGCAGGTCCACGTGGGTGGGCGGGGCAAGGCGGGCGGCGTGCGTCTCGTCGCCGACCGGGCCGAGGCCGAGGCGGCCGCACAGGCCATCCTCGGCATGTCGATCAAGGGCCACGTCGTCCGGGCCGTGCTGGTCGAGCCGGCCACCGACATCGCCGACGAGTACTACGCCTCGTTCACCCTCGACCGGGCGGCCAAGCTGCACCTGGGCATGCTGTCCGTCGAGGGGGGTGTCGACATCGAGCAGGTCGCAGAAGACTCGCCGGACGCCATCGCCCGGCTGCACGTCGACCCGGTCGAGGGGCTGTCGGAGGACGCCTGCAGGACGTGGGTCGACGGGGCGCGGCTTCCCCGGGCGAGCGCAGAAGGGGTCGTGCAGCTGCTCAGCGCCCTCTACCGCTGCTTCGTGGAGGGCGATGCCGACCTGGTCGAGGTGAACCCGCTGGTGCTCACCGGCGACGGCCGCGTCCTCGCGCTGGACGCCAAGGTCACCCTCGACGACAACGCCGCCTTCCGCCATCCCGAGTGGGACGAGTATCACGGCACCCAGGAGCTCGACGAGCGGGAGCGACTGGCCCGGGACAAGGGCCTCCAGTACATCGGCCTCGACGGCAGCGTCGGGATAATCGCCAACGGCGCCGGCCTGGCCATGAGCACGCTCGACGTGGTGAACCAGGCCGGCGGGCGCCCGGCCAACTTCCTCGACATCGGCGGCGGTGCCAGCGCGGCGGTGATGGCCAACGCCCTCGAGGTCATCAACACCGACGAGAACGTGCGGTCGATCTTCGTGAATGTGTTCGGCGGCATCACGCGTGGCGAGGAGGTGGCCAACGGCATCGTGGAGGCGATGAGCCGGGTGGAGCTGGCCGCCCCGCTCGTGGTGCGCCTCGACGGCACCAATGCGGCCGAGGGGCGCGCCATCCTCTCCCGCCACGAGTCCGACCGCCTGCGCAGTCGGGCCACCATGCTCGACGCCGCCCGCACCGCCGTGGAGCTGGCCGGCGCCGACGATCGCCCCGGCGGGGAGTCGTAG
- a CDS encoding cobalamin B12-binding domain-containing protein, translating into MRRPYRVVVAKPGLDGHDRGAKVIARALRDAGFEVIYTGLHQTPEQVVDAVVQEDADAVGLSLLSGAHMTLVPRIMKLLAERGGGDVLVVCGGIIPDADIPVLKQAGVAEVFTPGAPLQRIAEWLATALDAREEEST; encoded by the coding sequence GTGCGCCGCCCGTACCGAGTCGTGGTGGCCAAGCCCGGCCTCGACGGGCACGACCGGGGCGCCAAGGTCATCGCCCGGGCGCTGCGCGACGCCGGCTTCGAGGTCATCTACACCGGCCTCCACCAGACGCCCGAACAGGTCGTCGATGCCGTCGTGCAGGAGGACGCCGACGCGGTGGGGCTCTCGCTCCTGTCCGGCGCCCACATGACGCTCGTGCCGCGGATCATGAAGCTGCTGGCCGAGCGGGGCGGCGGCGACGTGCTCGTCGTGTGCGGCGGCATCATCCCCGATGCCGACATCCCGGTGCTCAAGCAGGCCGGGGTGGCCGAGGTGTTCACGCCCGGCGCCCCGTTGCAGCGCATCGCCGAGTGGTTGGCCACCGCCCTCGACGCCCGTGAGGAGGAGTCGACCTAG